Part of the Bacteroidales bacterium genome, AAAGTGCCCCGCCGTCCCCGAAGGCACCCAGATTTTTGGAAGGGAAAAAAGAGGTACAGCCTATATGCCCTATGGTGCCTGCTTTCTGCCTCGATCCGTCTGAAGCGGAAAAGTCGGCTCCCAGTGCCTGGGCATTGTCTTCTATGACAAACAGGTCATGGGCCTTTGCAAATTCCAGGATGGCCTCCATATCCACACACTGACCGAAGAGATGGACCGGGACAAGAGCTCGGGTCCGTGTTGTTACGGCCTCTTGGAGTTGTTCCGGATCGAGGTTAAAGGTATCGGGCCTGACATCCACAAATACGGGTTTTAATCCCAGCAGACGGATTACTTCCACGGTAGCAATAAAAGTGAAAGGAGTCGTTATGACCTCATCACCGGGTTGCAGCTCCAGGGCCATCATGGCCACCTGCAGGGCATCGGTGCCATTGCCGCATGCAATGGTGCGTTCTATATTCAGATACTCTGATAACTCCTTCTCAAATGCACGCACATCCTCCCCTCTGATAAAAGCCGTTGAATCGATCACCTGGTGAATAGCATCGTCGACTTCTTGTTTGATTTTTTGGTACTGACCATGAAGGT contains:
- a CDS encoding DegT/DnrJ/EryC1/StrS family aminotransferase, with translation MNEIKMVDLHGQYQKIKQEVDDAIHQVIDSTAFIRGEDVRAFEKELSEYLNIERTIACGNGTDALQVAMMALELQPGDEVITTPFTFIATVEVIRLLGLKPVFVDVRPDTFNLDPEQLQEAVTTRTRALVPVHLFGQCVDMEAILEFAKAHDLFVIEDNAQALGADFSASDGSRQKAGTIGHIGCTSFFPSKNLGAFGDGGALFTNDEAIGKRIASLVNHGMQKRYYYDHVGVNSRLDTLQAAILRVKLQHLDEYHRLRQEAAAWYDRTLSDIEVLQIPVRSPFSTHIFHQYTLQVEASRRDALKQWLMEKGIPSQVYYPVPLHLQKAYSDLGYRKGNLPVSEGLCRTVLSLPMHTELEKVQLEYISDQVQHFFKA